In Flavobacterium sp. GSB-24, the genomic window AAACTAAACAGATAACAGATGTATTGGACATTAGAATTAGCATCTTATTTAAGTGATGCGCCATGGCCTGCTAACAAAGATGAACTTATAGACTACGCTATTAGAGCTGGTGCTCCATTAGAGGTGGTAGAAAACCTTCAATCAATAGAAGACGAAGGCGAGATATATGAATCAATGGAAGAAATTTGGCCTGATTATCCAACAGACGAAGATTATCTTTGGAATGAGGATGAATATTAAAAAAATAAACCAAAGGAAAAAGTCTCATCACAGAGGCTTTTTTTTTGGTTCAAATACATATTTAAACAATAAAGAAATACAATAAATCATGAGTTTCATAAACAGTATTATTAAAGTCTTTGTAGGTGATAAATCACAGAAAGATGTCAAAGCTTTACAACCTTACTTAAACAAAATTAAAACATTCGAAACTACCTTAATGAGTCTATCTAATGACGAATTAAGAGGGAGAACCGTATATTTTAAAGATAGAATAAAAGAAGCTAGAGCAGAAAAAGATGCTAAAATTGCTGCACTTAAAGCGGAAGTAGAAAACATCGAAGACA contains:
- a CDS encoding DUF2795 domain-containing protein, producing the protein MYWTLELASYLSDAPWPANKDELIDYAIRAGAPLEVVENLQSIEDEGEIYESMEEIWPDYPTDEDYLWNEDEY